Part of the Woronichinia naegeliana WA131 genome, TGGCAAAGAGTTGGGCTTCTACCTGTTCACAGATCTGATGATAGGTAATGAGATGAATTTCTTGAATATAGGGAGTATTTTTTTCAGCGACAAAGAGAGGATAATCGACAAATTCCTGGAATAAACCACCGTTATGGCCTGCCATGCCAATGGTAATTAAGTCCATATCTTTAGCTCGTTTGAGTGCGTGAAGAACATTAGAGGATTTGCCAGAGGTGGATAGACCCCAGAGAATATCCCCAGGTTGACCGAGGGCTTCTACCTGTCGAGAAAAGACAATATCAAAACTATAGTCATTGCTCACTGCCGTTAAGATAGAGGCATTGGTTGAAAGGGCGATCGCGGGTAATGCCTGACGGTTGAATTGGAAACGACCCACAAATTCCGCCGCAACGTGTTGAGCATCGGCTGCCGAACCACCATTTCCACAGATCAATAATTTTTTGCCCTTCTTAAATTGTTGGGTAATGATCTCCGTTACTTCGGTGATCGCATGACAGTAAAAGGGGTTGAAAGCATTTTCTAGGCATTGTAGCCGCGTTTGAATCCACTCAGACATTTTAACTCCTCACAAAAAACGGAGAAAGGCAGAACCTTTCCGACTCATCACCACAAAATTTTGACACGATGCCAAATGAATAGTCCTCATTCTAGTCGAGATGGACAAAATTTGACGTAGGTTGCCTGGAATTGACGTTCTAGGGTTTGGGAAAGTTCTCACCTTGATTAGCATACAAAACAGTATT contains:
- the gmhA gene encoding D-sedoheptulose 7-phosphate isomerase is translated as MSEWIQTRLQCLENAFNPFYCHAITEVTEIITQQFKKGKKLLICGNGGSAADAQHVAAEFVGRFQFNRQALPAIALSTNASILTAVSNDYSFDIVFSRQVEALGQPGDILWGLSTSGKSSNVLHALKRAKDMDLITIGMAGHNGGLFQEFVDYPLFVAEKNTPYIQEIHLITYHQICEQVEAQLFAKSQTREAQLVV